The Palaemon carinicauda isolate YSFRI2023 chromosome 43, ASM3689809v2, whole genome shotgun sequence genome window below encodes:
- the LOC137633496 gene encoding uncharacterized protein, whose amino-acid sequence MRLKEYSGLPLPIVLFVCFECLYLVSIYKMDPSSSSNPQNTQHTPQQPDTVPPSIQIDEFDESSVRLWKMFREAIQPLYFKILCWVNRGWNPDSSFKDYLESQGVNIIQVLKSLNDNQLDKIMNPSSHETWDITLIYALLPFSKLLAGKNDKKWHEQNGSDPELFLTCLKNKRNEAAHNPNMNKGRCSLMIDTVYELTIKLQEGLKLVVLRDVVNTEDKEEIEREMDRVFDDTRQKIEEIGKGGIGAEVFDEYQREIDFTKKMKLLEDEGFPCLKKILEKFKSINPLNLITGTSSNPNIPVEKIYTEMKLEGESGPCSVPIEEILNHVPHYDHSRLLLIKGMAGMGKTTLVKKIISDWLSKKDDIKSLNDFAILLYVECRDSIESFKDLLVAYFGDVHQKFKDNEIIDVCLAHKCLLIIDGYDELNDKSAKLFLEVLTLKKSRKISVIVTTRPEVEVRFNNQVKSDYTTVSTISLEGIPKEKREEFVCKYYTELGSANSPLQSLDELLKYLRKTMHTMHEVWGLPLNLALVTILWVNKPDIISNITTEAELYWQFYLLSLSKLKERLAKNPLTAHLPLSVLNDRVQQVIEKLCCESFKALQNNEINIPKSTIKYLSKFCYHMKLPAEELTGAFLKKVTTSQGSFHYSFPHKGIMEFMAALFFPMKLTNQCWDQSVNTATVKKIFEMLLGGSLPENLHKYQNMMIHMISLFHVGDGDEMKVSEDAKIEALELLVTSGVNDKRSVLRVLKNIKCDHSSARWIAQRFKLFDEDTTIQDHTIDAYIALLRATDPPLPNREEIDIQIRLNDTDGLVELQRQLYRHHINPSDIRLFKHFDGDSEPTVEERESIKNLLKNDCKEYKGIWDPTFQIPPNIRDLQVSLPDQPSLDAFCRSLENTKEIKVLDIRFSVNDVSSVSRPIPFLEKDPLFVVDVKDVKEEDIEKVGDILRTLQPQDARRSFGSMWFPLCSLGRTRSPEVILRLLASLKGVRVRNTIQFPGEERPDDEALRREMNLKAKESTGCRGVDCCKEYNGIWDPTFQIPPNIRNLQVTLPDQPSLDAFCRSLEKTKEIEKLVIRFSVNDVSSVSRPIPFLEKDPDVDVYVEDVKEEDIEKVGDILRTLQPQDARRSFTGIWFPLCSLGRTRSPEVILRLLASLKGVRVRSYIQFPEEERPNDEALVREMDLKAKESTGCRDGVYWI is encoded by the exons ATGAGGTTGAAGGAATATAGTGGTCTACCACTACCAATTGTCCTCTTTGTTTGCTTTGAATGTTTATATTTGGTTTCAATCTACAAAATGGATCCCTCCTCCAGCAGTAACCCACAGAACACACAGCATACACCTCAACAGCC agacaccgttcctccttcgatccaaatcgatgagtttgacgagtcaagcgtaagattatggaagatgttcagggaagccattcagcctctttatttcaaGATCCTCTGCTGGGTGAATCGTGGTTGGAATCCAGATAGTAGcttcaaagactacctcgaaagccaaggggtcaacatcaTTCAAGTCTTAAAGAGTCTTAATGATAATCAACTGGATAAGATCATGAATCCTTCATCACACGAAACATGGGACATAACTCTGATTTATGCGCTTCTTCCGTTTTCTAAACttttagctggaaaaaatgacaaaaagtggCATGAACAAAATGGGTCCGACCCAGAATTGTTTTTAACCTgcctaaaaaataaaaggaatgaagCAGCCCACAATCCAAATATGAACAAAGGAAGATGTTCTCTaatgatagatacagtatatgaacttacaataaaacttcaggagggcttaaaacttgtcgttctccgggatgtagtaaacactgaggataaagaagaaatcgagagagagatggacagagtttttgatgatacccggcagaagatagaagagataggaaaaggaggtataggagccgaggtctttgatgaatatcaaagggaaattgacttcacaaaaaagatgaagttattggaagatgaaggcttcccttgtttgaagaaaattcttgaaaaatttaaaagcattaatcctctcaacctgataacaggaacctcttctaaccccaacataccagtagagaagatttacacagaaatgaagctagaaggggaaagtggcccctgtagtgttcctatagaggagatactgaatcacgtacctcattatgatcacagtcgactcttactgatcaagggaatggcaggtatggggaaaaccactctggtcaagaagatcatttctgactggctcagtaagaaggaTGACATCAAAAGCCTTAATGACTTTGCCATACTTTTGTatgtagaatgcagggattccattgaatcttttaaagacttgttagtggcgtattttggagatgttcaccagaaattcaaagataatgaaattattgatgtgtgtttggctcacaagtgtcttctcatcatagatgggtatgacgagttgaatgataaatcagcaaaattattcctagaagttttgacactgaagaaatcccgcaaaattagtgttattgtgacaaccagacctgaagttgaggtgagattcaacaatcaggtgaaatctgattacacaactgtgtctacaattagtcttgagggaattccaaaggagaagagagaagagtttgtatgcaagtattataCAGAATTGGGGTCAGCCAATTCTCctttgcaatcattagatgaactgttaaagtatctgaggaaaacaatgcacactatgcatgaggtgtggggactacccttaaatctcgctcttgtaacaattctgtgggtgaataaaccagatattataagcaacatcaccactgaagctgagctctactggcaattttaccttttgtctctATCAAAATTGAAGGAGCGTTTGGCGAAAAACCCGCTCACAGCTCACTTACCACTAAGTGTATTAAATGATAGAGTTCAGCAGGTTATTGAAAAACTATGTTGTGAATCATTCAAAGCATTACaaaataatgaaatcaatattccaaaatccaccatcaaatatttgtccaagttctgttatcatatgaaattgccagccgaagagctaactggcgccttcctgaagaaagtgaccacttcccaaggctcctttcattacagtttcccgcataaagggataatggaattcatggcagctctgtttttccctatgaaattgacaaaccaatgctgggaCCAATCAGTAAACACAGCCACAGTTaaaaagatctttgaaatgcttcttggagggagtctccctgaaaaccttcacaaatatcaaaatatgatgatacatatgatcagcctattccatgtgggtgacggagacgagatgaaggtgtcagaagatgccaagattgaggcactggaactcctagtaacgtcgggagtgaacgacaaacgttctgtgctaagagtcttgaagaatatcaaatgtgatcattcttctgcaagatggatagcacagaggttcaagtTGTTTGATGAGGACACCACAATTcaagatcatacaattgatgcgtacattgcccttcttagagccacagatccccctctcccaaacagagaggaaattGATATCCAAATAAGACTTaatgacactgatgggttagttgaactgCAAAGGCAACTCTACCGGCATCATATCAACCCATCAGACATACGTCTATTTAAACATTTCGACggagattcagagccgaccgtagaagagagagagtcaatcaagaatctactcaaaaatga ttgtaaggaatacaaaggcatctgggacccaacgttccaaatccctccaaatattagGGACCTTCAAGTGAGTCTTCCAGACCAACCCAgtctcgacgccttctgtcgatctttgGAAAACACAAAAGAGATTAAAGTTTTAG aTATTCgtttcagtgtcaacgacgtcagcagcgtcagtcgccccatccctttcttggagaaggatccaCTTTTCGTAGTCGATGTCaaggacgtcaaggaagaagacatcgagaaggttggggacatccttcggacattgcaaccacaggatgcaaggag atcgttcgGGTCAATGtggtttcctctgtgttccctggggaggacgaggagccctgaggtcatcctcagactcctcgcctccttgaagggagtcagggtgagaaacACCATCCAGTTCCCAGGagaagaacgaccagatgacgaagccttacgcAGAGAGAtgaatcttaaggcaaaggaatccaccggatgtagagGTGTTgattg ttgtaaggaatacaatggcatctgggacccaacgttccaaatccctccaaatattagGAACCTTCAAGTGACTCTTCCAGACCAACCCAgtctcgacgccttctgtcgatctttggaaaagacaaaagagaTTGAAAAATTAG ttattcgcttcagtgtcaacgacgtcagcagcgtcagtcgccccatccctttcttggagaaggatccaGATGTCGATGTCTATGTCgaggacgtcaaggaagaagacatcgagaaggttggggacatccttcggacattgcaaccacaggatgcaaggag atcgttcaCGGGAATCtggtttcctctgtgttccctggggaggacgaggagccctgaggtcatcctcagactcctcgcctccttgaagggagtcagggtgagaagcTACATCCAGTTCCCAGAAGAAGAACGACCAAATGACGAAGCCTTAGtcagagagatggatcttaaggcaaaggaatccaccggatgtagagATGGTGTTtattg GATTTAA